In a genomic window of Phragmites australis chromosome 14, lpPhrAust1.1, whole genome shotgun sequence:
- the LOC133890591 gene encoding microtubule-associated protein TORTIFOLIA1-like isoform X2 codes for MATALSKSTPKSHPRSPTTAQPPPPNPGPAAASAGGGAAPTSGAAGATPSKNAAMVELKSRVLAALAKLSDRDTHHIAVEDLERIIRSPPSPDAVPMLLNALASDSQGFASPARRESLRLLATLCAAHPEAAAPHLHKVLAHVARRLKDPASDTSVRDACRDAAGQLAAVYLRPMAASGAAEAGNATVTLFVKPLFEVMGEQSKVVQGGAAACLAKTVEGAGPGPGVIGMFGKLGPRVCKLLGGQGVQAKGQLLGVIGSLAQVGAISPQNMQQTLQSIRDCLENSDWVTRKAAADTLCVLATHSVHLIGDETVPTIAALEACRFDKVRPVRDSMIDAVQLWKKLTGEDGNDDKNKEPVDSEAPTNNEKGYGNSIAEKAAVLLKKRSALTDRELNPEFFQKLETRSADDLAVEVVVPRKTLQSHLRSKDESEEDGDPVGPANSNGSADDEANLSQMRASSNFQNIRDRWAGQRGNRNKDTKARTSDIEDRSENSAKDPASATMNIPGEGPSINNKTNWLAIQRQLSHLEKQQTSLMNMLQDFMGGSHDSMVTLENRVRGLERVVEEMAREISLSSGRRGGGSVLGFDSPPGRSSMKYNGFHEYTNSKFGRSGDGRMGFAERYFSADGMASGLRSPSLRPDSEPWDSYAYSGSRSGMNSRRGLDSVSFDNRMPRNERNNDQAGPRKGWDKGQGPFRFGEGPSARSAWRASKDEATLEAIRVAGEDNGSSRAAARVAIPELDGEGLNGDNQGDERGPLWEAWTRAMDAVHVGDVDSAYAEVLSTGDAELLVKLMEQTGPVVDQLSNEVANEVLHAVGQFLVEEGFYDIALSWLQQLTDLVMENGSDYLGIPSDAKQDLLLGLHEATAIELPDDWEGATPVQIMKQLASSWRIDLQQLIN; via the exons ATGGCGACCGCGCTCTCTAAATCCACACCCAAATCCCACCCGAGGTCGCCCACCAccgcgcagccgccgccgccgaacccGGGCCCCGCCGCTGCGTCGGCGGGCGGGGGCGCGGCGCCGACGTCAGGAGCCGCCGGCGCGACGCCGTCGAAGAACGCGGCGATGGTGGAGCTCAAGTCGCGCGTGCTGGCCGCGCTCGCGAAGCTCTCCGACCGCGACACGCACCACATCGCCGTCGAGGACCTGGAACGCATCATCCGCTCGCCGCCGTCCCCGGATGCCGTGCCCATGCTGCTCAACGCGCTGGCCTCCGACTCCCAGGGGTTCGCCTCCCCGGCCAGGCGCGAGTCGCTGCGCCTCCTTGCCACGCTCTGCGCCGCGCACCCGGAGGCCGCGGCCCCGCACCTCCACAAGGTGCTCGCCCACGTCGCGAGGCGGCTCAAGGACCCGGCCTCCGACACCTCTGTGCGCGACGCCTGCCGCGACGCTGCGGGCCAGCTCGCGGCGGTGTACCTCCGGCCGATGGCCGCTTCCGGCGCTGCCGAGGCGGGCAATGCGACCGTGACGCTGTTCGTGAAGCCGCTGTTCGAGGTCATGGGGGAGCAGAGCAAGGTGGTTCAGGGTGGGGCGGCCGCCTGCCTGGCGAAGACGGTGGAAGGGGCGGGGCCTGGGCCCGGTGTCATCGGGATGTTTGGGAAGCTTGGTCCTAGGGTGTGCAAGTTGCTCGGCGGCCAGGGCGTGCAAGCGAAAGGGCAACTGCTCGGCGTCATCGGAAGCTTGGCCCAG GTTGGAGCAATCAGTCCTCAGAATATGCAGCAGACACTGCAAAGTATTCGTGACTGTCTTGAGAACAGTGATTGGGTTACTAGAAAAGCAGCTGCTGATACATTATGTGTCCTGGCTACTCATTCAGTCCACTTGATAGGTGACGAAACGGTTCCAACCATTGCTGCCCTTGAGGCTTGCCGTTTTGATAAG GTAAGGCCTGTCAGAGATAGCATGATTGATGCAGTACAGTTGTGGAAAAAGTTGACGGGAGAAGATGGAAACG ATGATAAAAATAAGGAGCCAGTTGATAGTGAAGCACCTACCAACAATGAGAAAGGGTATGGTAATAGCATAGCTGAAAAAGCAGCTGTTCTCTTAAAGAAAAGATCTGCATTAACTGACAGGGAACTGAACCCTGAGTTTTTTCAAAAGCTTGAGACAAGGAGTGCAGATGACTTGGCTGTTGAGGTGGTAGTGCCCCGCAAGACATTACAATCTCATTTGCGAAGTAAAGATGAATCAGAAGAAGATGGTGACCCTGTCGGTCCTGCTAACAGCAATGGATCAGCTGACGATGAAGCAAATCTGTCTCAAATGCGTGCTAGCTCTAACTTTCAGAACATTCGAGATAGATGGGCTGGCCAAAGAGGAAATAGAAACAAAGATACAAAAGCTAGGACATCGGATATTGAAGATAGAAGTGAAAATAGTGCAAAAGATCCTGCTTCTGCAACAATGAACATCCCTGGAGAAGGACCTTCcataaataataaaacaaacTGGTTGGCAATACAGAGACAGTTGTCACACCTGGAGAAGCAGCAAACCAGTCTAATGAACATGCTGCAG GATTTCATGGGAGGATCCCATGACAGCATGGTTACTCTAGAGAATAGAGTACGCGGTCTTGAAAGAGTTGTTGAGGAGATGGCTAGGGAAATATCACTATCATCTGGCAGGAGAGGTGGTGGTTCGGTGCTGGGCTTTGATTCACCTCCTGGCAGATCATCTATGAAATACAATGGTTTTCATGAATATACTAATTCAAAATTTGGGAGGAGTGGTGATGGGCGGATGGGATTTGCAGAAAGGTATTTTTCTGCAGATGGTATGGCTTCTGGTTTAAGAAGCCCATCTTTGAGACCAGATTCTGAACCATGGGACTCATACGCTTATTCTGGATCAAGAAGTGGTATGAATTCGAGGAGAGGATTAGATTCTGTTTCATTTGACAATAGGATGCCTCGAAATGAACGGAATAATGATCAAGCAGGTCCTAGGAAAGGTTGGGATAAGGGCCAGGGGCCCTTTAGGTTTGGTGAGGGTCCTTCTGCTCGAAGTGCATGGCGAGCCTCAAAAGATGAAGCAACACTGGAAGCTATTAGAGTGGCCGGTGAAGATAATGGAAGTTCAAGGGCTGCTGCAAGAGTTGCTATTCCTGAGCTAGATGGAGAAGGTTTGAATGGTGACAATCAAGGGGATGAAAGAGGCCCACTTTGGGAGGCCTGGACTCGTGCAATGGATGCTGTTCATGTTGGTGATGTAGATTCTGCCTATGCTGAGGTTCTTTCAACTGGAGATGCTGAACTACTTGTAAAGTTAATGGAGCAAACTGGACCAGTTGTTGATCAACTTTCAAATGAGGTTGCAAATGAAGTCCTACACGCTGTTGGACAGTTCTTGGTGGAAGAAGGCTTCTATGATATAGCTCTGAGCTGGCTCCAGCAG TTGACAGATCTTGTAATGGAAAATGGATCTGATTATCTCGGGATCCCTTCAGACGCAAAGCAGGACCTTTTACTGGGACTTCACGAGGCTACCGCCATCGAGCTGCCTGATGATTGGGAGGGGGCGACACCAGTGCAGATAATGAAGCAGCTAGCATCATCTTGGCGCATTGACTTGCAGCAGCTTATCAATTAG
- the LOC133889932 gene encoding uncharacterized protein LOC133889932, which yields MPCATELVHGEGGAIKVGTTGTIGSLMTRELETIKVAPQAATTRRLRRQSCPVSVPCGVSPRKIVLRNNSSNVSSSSRSRTDRASAEEACKPRRIARRQTFNSPMLHSDSVLVDRSPNADKAKKKGNVYGVEVVDVKCSNPMSSRLRKLGFSKLSETFA from the coding sequence ATGCCTTGCGCCACCGAGCTTGTCCATGGCGAGGGAGGCGCGATCAAAGTGGGCACAACCGGCACCATCGGTTCGCTCATGACTAGGGAACTGGAGACCATCAAAGTCGCGCCACAAGCAGCCACCACCCGGCGCCTGAGGCGCCAAAGTTGCCCGGTTTCAGTGCCATGTGGAGTTAGTCCTCGGAAGATTGTCCTAAGGAATAACTCATCCAATGTCTCCAGTAGCAGCCGCAGCAGAACTGATCGTGCGAGTGCTGAAGAAGCCTGCAAGCCGAGGAGGATCGCCCGAAGACAAACCTTCAACTCCCCAATGCTGCACTCAGATAGTGTGCTCGTGGACCGAAGCCCGAACGCTGACAAGGCAAAGAAGAAAGGGAATGTGTATGGCGTCGAGGTGGTGGACGTCAAGTGCAGCAACCCGATGAGCAGCCGTCTCAGGAAGCTCGGATTCTCCAAGCTGTCGGAGACGTTTGCGTAG
- the LOC133890591 gene encoding microtubule-associated protein TORTIFOLIA1-like isoform X1 translates to MATALSKSTPKSHPRSPTTAQPPPPNPGPAAASAGGGAAPTSGAAGATPSKNAAMVELKSRVLAALAKLSDRDTHHIAVEDLERIIRSPPSPDAVPMLLNALASDSQGFASPARRESLRLLATLCAAHPEAAAPHLHKVLAHVARRLKDPASDTSVRDACRDAAGQLAAVYLRPMAASGAAEAGNATVTLFVKPLFEVMGEQSKVVQGGAAACLAKTVEGAGPGPGVIGMFGKLGPRVCKLLGGQGVQAKGQLLGVIGSLAQVGAISPQNMQQTLQSIRDCLENSDWVTRKAAADTLCVLATHSVHLIGDETVPTIAALEACRFDKVRPVRDSMIDAVQLWKKLTGEDGNADDKNKEPVDSEAPTNNEKGYGNSIAEKAAVLLKKRSALTDRELNPEFFQKLETRSADDLAVEVVVPRKTLQSHLRSKDESEEDGDPVGPANSNGSADDEANLSQMRASSNFQNIRDRWAGQRGNRNKDTKARTSDIEDRSENSAKDPASATMNIPGEGPSINNKTNWLAIQRQLSHLEKQQTSLMNMLQDFMGGSHDSMVTLENRVRGLERVVEEMAREISLSSGRRGGGSVLGFDSPPGRSSMKYNGFHEYTNSKFGRSGDGRMGFAERYFSADGMASGLRSPSLRPDSEPWDSYAYSGSRSGMNSRRGLDSVSFDNRMPRNERNNDQAGPRKGWDKGQGPFRFGEGPSARSAWRASKDEATLEAIRVAGEDNGSSRAAARVAIPELDGEGLNGDNQGDERGPLWEAWTRAMDAVHVGDVDSAYAEVLSTGDAELLVKLMEQTGPVVDQLSNEVANEVLHAVGQFLVEEGFYDIALSWLQQLTDLVMENGSDYLGIPSDAKQDLLLGLHEATAIELPDDWEGATPVQIMKQLASSWRIDLQQLIN, encoded by the exons ATGGCGACCGCGCTCTCTAAATCCACACCCAAATCCCACCCGAGGTCGCCCACCAccgcgcagccgccgccgccgaacccGGGCCCCGCCGCTGCGTCGGCGGGCGGGGGCGCGGCGCCGACGTCAGGAGCCGCCGGCGCGACGCCGTCGAAGAACGCGGCGATGGTGGAGCTCAAGTCGCGCGTGCTGGCCGCGCTCGCGAAGCTCTCCGACCGCGACACGCACCACATCGCCGTCGAGGACCTGGAACGCATCATCCGCTCGCCGCCGTCCCCGGATGCCGTGCCCATGCTGCTCAACGCGCTGGCCTCCGACTCCCAGGGGTTCGCCTCCCCGGCCAGGCGCGAGTCGCTGCGCCTCCTTGCCACGCTCTGCGCCGCGCACCCGGAGGCCGCGGCCCCGCACCTCCACAAGGTGCTCGCCCACGTCGCGAGGCGGCTCAAGGACCCGGCCTCCGACACCTCTGTGCGCGACGCCTGCCGCGACGCTGCGGGCCAGCTCGCGGCGGTGTACCTCCGGCCGATGGCCGCTTCCGGCGCTGCCGAGGCGGGCAATGCGACCGTGACGCTGTTCGTGAAGCCGCTGTTCGAGGTCATGGGGGAGCAGAGCAAGGTGGTTCAGGGTGGGGCGGCCGCCTGCCTGGCGAAGACGGTGGAAGGGGCGGGGCCTGGGCCCGGTGTCATCGGGATGTTTGGGAAGCTTGGTCCTAGGGTGTGCAAGTTGCTCGGCGGCCAGGGCGTGCAAGCGAAAGGGCAACTGCTCGGCGTCATCGGAAGCTTGGCCCAG GTTGGAGCAATCAGTCCTCAGAATATGCAGCAGACACTGCAAAGTATTCGTGACTGTCTTGAGAACAGTGATTGGGTTACTAGAAAAGCAGCTGCTGATACATTATGTGTCCTGGCTACTCATTCAGTCCACTTGATAGGTGACGAAACGGTTCCAACCATTGCTGCCCTTGAGGCTTGCCGTTTTGATAAG GTAAGGCCTGTCAGAGATAGCATGATTGATGCAGTACAGTTGTGGAAAAAGTTGACGGGAGAAGATGGAAACG CAGATGATAAAAATAAGGAGCCAGTTGATAGTGAAGCACCTACCAACAATGAGAAAGGGTATGGTAATAGCATAGCTGAAAAAGCAGCTGTTCTCTTAAAGAAAAGATCTGCATTAACTGACAGGGAACTGAACCCTGAGTTTTTTCAAAAGCTTGAGACAAGGAGTGCAGATGACTTGGCTGTTGAGGTGGTAGTGCCCCGCAAGACATTACAATCTCATTTGCGAAGTAAAGATGAATCAGAAGAAGATGGTGACCCTGTCGGTCCTGCTAACAGCAATGGATCAGCTGACGATGAAGCAAATCTGTCTCAAATGCGTGCTAGCTCTAACTTTCAGAACATTCGAGATAGATGGGCTGGCCAAAGAGGAAATAGAAACAAAGATACAAAAGCTAGGACATCGGATATTGAAGATAGAAGTGAAAATAGTGCAAAAGATCCTGCTTCTGCAACAATGAACATCCCTGGAGAAGGACCTTCcataaataataaaacaaacTGGTTGGCAATACAGAGACAGTTGTCACACCTGGAGAAGCAGCAAACCAGTCTAATGAACATGCTGCAG GATTTCATGGGAGGATCCCATGACAGCATGGTTACTCTAGAGAATAGAGTACGCGGTCTTGAAAGAGTTGTTGAGGAGATGGCTAGGGAAATATCACTATCATCTGGCAGGAGAGGTGGTGGTTCGGTGCTGGGCTTTGATTCACCTCCTGGCAGATCATCTATGAAATACAATGGTTTTCATGAATATACTAATTCAAAATTTGGGAGGAGTGGTGATGGGCGGATGGGATTTGCAGAAAGGTATTTTTCTGCAGATGGTATGGCTTCTGGTTTAAGAAGCCCATCTTTGAGACCAGATTCTGAACCATGGGACTCATACGCTTATTCTGGATCAAGAAGTGGTATGAATTCGAGGAGAGGATTAGATTCTGTTTCATTTGACAATAGGATGCCTCGAAATGAACGGAATAATGATCAAGCAGGTCCTAGGAAAGGTTGGGATAAGGGCCAGGGGCCCTTTAGGTTTGGTGAGGGTCCTTCTGCTCGAAGTGCATGGCGAGCCTCAAAAGATGAAGCAACACTGGAAGCTATTAGAGTGGCCGGTGAAGATAATGGAAGTTCAAGGGCTGCTGCAAGAGTTGCTATTCCTGAGCTAGATGGAGAAGGTTTGAATGGTGACAATCAAGGGGATGAAAGAGGCCCACTTTGGGAGGCCTGGACTCGTGCAATGGATGCTGTTCATGTTGGTGATGTAGATTCTGCCTATGCTGAGGTTCTTTCAACTGGAGATGCTGAACTACTTGTAAAGTTAATGGAGCAAACTGGACCAGTTGTTGATCAACTTTCAAATGAGGTTGCAAATGAAGTCCTACACGCTGTTGGACAGTTCTTGGTGGAAGAAGGCTTCTATGATATAGCTCTGAGCTGGCTCCAGCAG TTGACAGATCTTGTAATGGAAAATGGATCTGATTATCTCGGGATCCCTTCAGACGCAAAGCAGGACCTTTTACTGGGACTTCACGAGGCTACCGCCATCGAGCTGCCTGATGATTGGGAGGGGGCGACACCAGTGCAGATAATGAAGCAGCTAGCATCATCTTGGCGCATTGACTTGCAGCAGCTTATCAATTAG
- the LOC133890090 gene encoding protein LHCP TRANSLOCATION DEFECT-like translates to MASIPCTIQLSAKTSRRLSPRAAAAPGKGGGVLMTQLLGAGRRLGWLRPSRLSGVVPASESGRVGPTCWFRFGNKDAEGAGIYGSQGRDDFDRDDVEQYFNYMGMLAVEGSYDKMEALLNQDIHPVDILLMLAASEGDKPKIEELLRAGAKHHVKDVDGRTALDRAADEIRDFILGFAANEA, encoded by the exons ATGGCGTCCATCCCGTGCACCATCCAGCTGAGCGCCAAGACGTCGAGGAGGCTGTcgccgcgggcggcggcggcgccggggaaGGGAGGCGGAGTGCTGATGACGCAGCTGCTGGGCGCGGGGCGGCGGCTGGGGTGGCTGCGGCCGTCGCGACTGAGCGGTGTGGTGCCGGCGAGCGAGAGCGGGCGGGTGGGCCCGACGTGCTGGTTCAGGTTCGGGAACAAGGACGCCGAGGGCGCCGGCATCTACGGCAGCCAGGGCAGGGACGACTTCGACCGCGACGACGTCGAGCAG TACTTCAACTACATGGGGATGCTGGCGGTGGAGGGCAGCTACGACAAGATGGAGGCGCTGCTGAACCAGGACATCCACCCCGTCGACATCCTCCTCATGCTCGCCGCCTCCGAGGGCGACAAGCCCAAGATCGAGGAGCTGCTCCGCGCCGGCGCCAAGCACCACGTCAAGGACGTCGACGGCAGGACGGCGCTCGACCGCGCCGCCGACGAGATCAGGGACTTCATCCTCGGCTTCGCGGCCAACGAGGCCTGA